From a region of the Impatiens glandulifera chromosome 4, dImpGla2.1, whole genome shotgun sequence genome:
- the LOC124935053 gene encoding PTI1-like tyrosine-protein kinase 2 — MRKWLCCISDVEESNSRSHEIEPFKKSRNGKRKGAKVNAIVKPEDEKPAPPIEAPVISLSELKEKTDNFGTKALIGEGSYGRAYYANLSNGKAVAVKKLDVSLEPESNYAFLSQVSMLSRLEHGNVVQLQGYCVEGNVRALAYEFATMGSLHDILHGRKGVQGAQPGPVLDWMQRVRIAVDAARGLEYLHEKVQPSIIHRDIRSSNLLIFDDFRAKIGDFNLSNQTPDMAARLHSTRVLGTFGYHAPEYAMTGYLTQKSDVYSFGVVLLELLTGRKPVDHTMPRGQQSLVTWVTPRLGEDKFKQCIDPKLKGEYPAKGIAKMAAVAALCVQYESEFRPNMSIVVKALQPLLKPPPTNAPARV, encoded by the exons ATGCGTAAGTGGTTGTGTTGTATCTCTGATGTTGAAGAGTCTAACTCCAGATCTCATGAGATTGAACCTTTCAAAAAATCTAGGAACG GTAAACGAAAGGGAGCAAAGGTGAATGCTATTGTTAAACCTGAAGATGAGAAACCTGCACCTCCAATTGAAGCGCCGGTAATTTCGTTGTCTGAGTTGAAAGAGAAAACTGATAATTTTGGAACAAAGGCATTGATTGGGGAAGGATCATATGGGAGAGCTTATTATGCAAATTTAAGTAATGGAAAAGCTGTTGCTGTTAAGAAACTCGATGTTTCTCTAGAACCTGAATCAAACTATGCGTTTTTAAGTCAG GTGTCTATGCTTTCAAGATTGGAGCATGGAAATGTAGTTCAGCTTCAAGGTTATTGCGTTGAAGGAAATGTTCGTGCGCTTGCTTATGAATTTGCAACAATGGGATCTCTGCACGACATTCTTCATG GTAGAAAAGGAGTGCAAGGGGCACAGCCAGGTCCGGTTCTAGACTGGATGCAAAGAGTTAGAATCGCGGTTGATGCAGCGAGGGGGTTAGAGTATTTGCACGAGAAAGTTCAACCTTCAATCATACATAGAGATATAAGATCAAGCAATTTGCTTATCTTTGATGACTTTAGGGCTAAGATTGGAGATTTTAACCTTTCAAATCAGACACCTGACATGGCTGCTCGTCTTCATTCTACAAGGGTTCTAGGAACCTTTGGTTACCATGCACCAga ATATGCCATGACTGGATACTTGACGCAGAAGAGCGACGTATATAGCTTTGGAGTTGTTCTATTGGAGCTTCTAACCGGAAGAAAACCAGTTGATCATACAATGCCTCGCGGTCAGCAGAGTCTTGTTACTTGG GTAACTCCTAGACTGGGTGAAGATAAGTTCAAGCAATGTATTGATCCAAAACTAAAGGGAGAGTATCCTGCAAAAGGaattgcaaag ATGGCAGCAGTAGCAGCACTTTGTGTGCAGTATGAGTCCGAGTTTCGACCAAATATGAGCATTGTTGTGAAAGCTCTCCAACCGCTGCTTAAGCCACCTCCTACCAATGCCCCTGCTCGAGTATAA
- the LOC124934054 gene encoding 2-isopropylmalate synthase A-like, whose product MASISLMTSPNFTPTTCSDAISLSRNNPSRSVLCFRFKTHNPSFLLQKSPFTAAISCSAASRSNGSRPEYIPNKISDPNYVRIFDTTLRDGEQSPGATMTSKEKLDIARQLAKLGVDIIEAGFPAASKDDLEAVKSIAKEVGNTIDENGYVPVICGLARCNKKDIDASWEAVKYAKRPRIHTFIATSEIHMKYKLKKTKEEVIEIARSMVSYARSLGCDDVEFSPEDAGRSDREFLYQILREVIKAGATTLNIPDTVGYTLPSEFGQLIADIKSNTVGIENVIISTHCQNDLGLSTANTLAGGFAGARQLEVTINGIGERAGNASLEEVVMAIKCRGEQILGGLYTGINAQHIVMTSKMVEEYSGLQVQPHKAIVGANAFAHESGIHQDGMLKHKNTYEIISPEDIGLNRSNESGIVLGKLSGRHAFKSRLSELGYTIDGKELDDLFWRFKDVAEKKKVITDDDLMALVSDVVFQPEVVWKLGDVQVTCGTLGLPMATVRLIDAKGDEHIVCANGTGPVDSAYKAVDLIVKKPVTLLEYSMNAVTEGIDAIATTRVMIREENVQNVTTRATGETLNRTFSGTGAGMDIVVSSVRAYVNALNKMLGFNSSSIDRKVGAEASQRST is encoded by the exons ATGGCATCCATATCTCTTATGACCAGTCCAAACTTCACTCCGACGACTTGCTCCGACGCCATTTCTCTCAGCCGGAACAATCCAAGTCGCTCTGTTCTCTGTTTCAGGTTCAAAACCCATAACCCATCATTTCTCCTCCAAAAATCTCCATTCACCGCCGCCATCTCCTGTTCAGCAGCCAGCCGTAGCAATGGAAGTCGACCGGAATACATACCCAACAAAATTTCCGATCCAAACTATGTCCGGATATTCGACACCACCCTCCGCGACGGCGAACAGTCGCCTGGCGCCACCATGACAAGCAAGGAAAAACTAGATATTGCCCGTCAGCTTGCAAAGCTAGGTGTTGATATCATAGAGGCTGGTTTCCCTGCAGCTTCAAAAGACGACCTTGAAGCAGTGAAATCCATAGCTAAAGAAGTTGGAAACACAATTGATGAAAATGGGTACGTTCCAGTCATCTGTGGCCTGGCTAGATGCAACAAGAAAGATATAGACGCTTCGTGGGAGGCTGTTAAATATGCGAAAAGGCCTCGAATTCACACGTTCATTGCCACTAGCGAAATCCATATGAAGTACAAGCTGAAGAAAACGAAAGAAGAGGTAATTGAGATAGCTCGAAGTATGGTTAGTTATGCTAGGAGTTTGGGTTGTGATGATGTTGAATTCAGCCCTGAAGATGCTGGAAG GTCTGATAGGGAGTTTCTATATCAGATTCTTCGCGAAGTAATCAAAGCAGGGGCGACGACACTAAACATTCCGGATACAGTTGGCTATACATTGCCTTCTGAATTTGGACAATTGATTGCTGATATAAAATCCAACACTGTTGGAATAGAAAATGTGATCATTTCCACACATTGTCAGAATGATTTGGGTCTTTCGACTGCCAACACTTTGGCTGGAGGCTTTGCAGGTGCGAGACAATTGGAAGTGACGATAAATGGTATTGGTGAAAGAGCTGGAAATGCTTCTTTGGAGGAG GTCGTTATGGCGATTAAATGTCGTGGAGAGCAAATCTTGGGAGGTCTTTATACAGGGATCAATGCACAACATATTGTTATGACAAGCAAGATG gtTGAAGAGTATAGTGGTTTACAAGTCCAGCCACACAAGGCTATAGTTGGGGCTAATGCTTTTGCACATGAAAGTGGTATTCATCAAGATGGAATGCTTAAACACAAAAACACATATGAGATTATATCTCCCGAGGATATTGGTCTTAACAGGTCTAATGAATCTGGTATTGTCCTTGGAAAACTCAg TGGGCGGCATGCATTCAAGTCTCGATTGTCCGAG CTTGGGTATACTATTGATGGTAAAGAACTGGATGATCTCTTTTGGCGTTTCAAAGATGTAGCCGAAAAGAAGAAG GTTATAACCGACGATGATCTGATGGCGTTAGTGTCGGATGTAGTTTTCCAGCCAGAAGTTGTGTGGAAACTCGGAGATGTTCAG GTTACATGTGGAACCCTAGGTCTTCCTATGGCAACCGTGAGACTGATTGATGCAAAAGGAGATGAACATATTGTCTGTGCAAATGGAACCGGTCCTGTCGATTCAGCCTACAAAGCAGTTGATCTGATAGTAAAG AAACCTGTAACACTTTTGGAGTACTCAATGAATGCTGTCACAGAGGGAATCGATGCTATAGCTACCACTAGAGTCATGATTCGAGAAGAAAATGTCCAAAACGTTACTACACGTGCTACTGGGGAAACTTTGAATCGTACTTTCAG TGGAACTGGAGCaggaatggatattgttgtgtCCAGTGTTCGAGCTTATGTCAATGCTTTGAACAAGATGTTGGGTTTCAATAGCAGTAGTATTGACAGGAAAGTTGGTGCAGAAGCTTCTCAGCGTTCGACCTAA
- the LOC124935826 gene encoding probable E3 ubiquitin-protein ligase ARI8 isoform X1: protein MESEDDMHDAESPDDYYSDDMADYSDCDNGDYEFLDNVPDDTDDIILSRQQKNFTVLKEADIKQRQEDDITTVSTVLSIPRVDASILLRHYHWSVSDVHEAWFADEFKVRETVGLVEGPVIQFPNAREVNCGICFEGYPLDQISSAICGHPFCRTCWKAYMNVSIDGGPGCLMLRCPDPSCGAAVGQCMVNQLATDQDKDKYARYVLRSYVEDSRKTKWCPAPGCDYAIEFVIGSSGYDVACFCSHGFCWNCSEEAHRPVDCGTVSKWILKNSAESENMNWILANSKPCPKCKRPIEKNQGCMHMTCTPPCKFEFCWLCLGVWSDHGERTGGFYACNRYESAKQEGAYDETEKRREMAKNSLERYTHYYERWATNQSSRQKALADLEQMQNVQLEKLSDKQSQPESQLKFIIDAWLQIVECRRVLKWTYAYGFYLPLHEQAKRMFFEYVQGEAESGLERLHQCAEKDLQTYLNADGPSPDFNDFRTKLAGLTSVTRNYFENLVRALENGLSDVDSQEVGYKNNGMGVGTIGGGASSSTKSKSKGRGGGSKGGRNGTAEDSTGWFCDQCTYMNLKTSSVCEMCRQRRL from the exons ATGGAATCGGAAGATGATATGCACGATGCCGAATCTCCTGATGACTATTACAGTGATGATATGGCAGATTACAGCGATTGCGATAATGGCGATTACGAGTTCTTAGATAACGTACCAGATGATACCGATGATATCATACTTAGCCGCCAACAG AAGAATTTTACTGTGCTGAAGGAGGCGGACATTAAACAGCGTCAGGAGGATGATATCACAACTGTTTCTACTGTTCTTTCTATACCTAGAGTAGATGCGAGCATCCTACTTCGACATTATCACTG GAGTGTTAGCGATGTTCACGAGGCGTGGTTTGCTGATGAATTTAAAGTCCGCGAAACTGTGGGATTAGTGGAGGGGCCGGTTATTCAATTCCCTAATGCTAGAGAA GTTAATTGTGGTATCTGCTTTGAGGGTTATCCTCTTGATCAGATTAGTTCTGCCATTTGTGGTCACCCATTCTGTAGAACCTGCTGGAAAG CTTACATGAACGTATCAATTGATGGTGGTCCTGGATGTTTGATGCTGAGATGCCCTGATCCATCTTGTGGAGCTGCTGTTGGCCAATGTATGGTCAATCAGTTGGCAACTGATCAAGATAAGGATAAATATGCTCGTTATGTTCTTAGATCTTATGTTGAAGACAGTCGAAAG ACAAAATGGTGTCCTGCACCAGGCTGTGACTATGCCATTGAATTTGTGATAGGCAGTAGTGGCTATGATGTTGCATGCTTTTGCTCACATGGATTTTGTTGGAAT TGCTCTGAGGAAGCTCATCGTCCTGTGGATTGTGGCACTGTCTCAAAATGGATTTTGAAAAACAGCGCCGAGTCAGAAAATATGAACTG GATACTAGCAAATTCCAAACCTTGTCCAAAGTGCAAGAGACCGATAGAGAAAAACCAAGGATGTATGCATATGACATGCACTCCTCcttgtaaatttgaattttgctG GCTATGCCTTGGTGTATGGTCTGATCACGGAGAAAGGACTGGTGGTTTCTATGCATGTAACCGCTACGAATCTGCAAAACAAGAGGGAGCG TATGACGAAACTGAGAAGAGAAGGGAGATGGCTAAGAACTCATTGGAGAGGTACACACATTACTACGAACGTTGGGCTACTAATCAGTCG TCTAGGCAGAAAGCTCTTGCTGATCTAGAACAGATGCAGAATGTGCAA CTTGAAAAGCTGAGTGACAAACAATCCCAGCCCGAGTCTCAGCTCAAGTTCATCATAGACGCCTGGCTTCAA ATTGTTGAATGTAGGCGTGTTCTAAAATGGACATATGCGTATGGATTCTATCTACCTCTTCATGAACAAGCTAAGAGGATGTTCTTTGAATACGTACAGG GTGAAGCCGAGTCTGGTCTAGAAAGGCTTCATCAATGTGCTGAAAAGGATCTGCAGACATATCTGAATGCTGATGGACCTTCACCTGATTTCAATGATTTCCGCACAAAGCTGGCTGGATTGACAAG TGTAACCAGGAATTACTTTGAGAACTTGGTTAGAGCTTTGGAAAATGGTCTGTCGGATGTGGATTCTCAAGAGGTGGGATACAAGAACAACGGCATGGGGGTGGGGACAATTGGCGGTGGTGCGAGCTCGAGTACAAAGAGCAAGAGCaaaggaagaggaggaggttCGAAGGGTGGTAGAAATGGCACGGCAGAAGACTCCACGGGTTGGTTTTGCGATCAATGTACTTATATGAACTTGAAGACTTCGTCTGTGTGCGAGATGTGCCGTCAACGCAGATTATGA
- the LOC124936820 gene encoding calmodulin-like protein 3 — MDSCELRRVFLMFDRNGDGRITKKELSDSLQNMGMSISETDLSKMIEKIDVNGDGCVDIDEFGALYESILDREREAKGRAVEKEGGEGEGEDGEEEDGEDMREAFNSFDQNGDGFITVDELRSVLSSLGLKQGRTEEDCRIIISRVDADGDGRVNFTEFKQMMKGGGFAALS; from the coding sequence ATGGACTCCTGCGAACTCCGACGCGTTTTCCTCATGTTCGATCGCAACGGAGACGGGCGCATAACAAAAAAAGAGCTGAGCGATTCTCTTCAAAACATGGGCATGTCAATTTCAGAAACGGATTTATCAAAAATGATCGAAAAAATCGACGTAAACGGAGACGGGTGTGTGGATATAGACGAATTCGGAGCACTTTACGAATCAATTCTGGATCGAGAACGTGAGGCGAAAGGAAGGGCGGTGGAAaaagaaggaggagaaggagaaggagaagatggagaagaagaagatggagaGGATATGAGGGAGGCTTTTAATTCGTTTGATCAGAATGGAGATGGATTTATTACGGTTGATGAATTGAGGTCTGTTCTTTCATCTCTTGGTCTTAAACAGGGAAGGACGGAGGAGGATTGTCGGATTATTATTAGCAGGGTTGATGCGGATGGAGATGGAAGGGTTAATTTTACTGAGTTTAAACAGATGATGAAAGGTGGTGGATTTGCAGCTTTGAGTTGA
- the LOC124935826 gene encoding probable E3 ubiquitin-protein ligase ARI8 isoform X2, with translation MESEDDMHDAESPDDYYSDDMADYSDCDNGDYEFLDNVPDDTDDIILSRQQNFTVLKEADIKQRQEDDITTVSTVLSIPRVDASILLRHYHWSVSDVHEAWFADEFKVRETVGLVEGPVIQFPNAREVNCGICFEGYPLDQISSAICGHPFCRTCWKAYMNVSIDGGPGCLMLRCPDPSCGAAVGQCMVNQLATDQDKDKYARYVLRSYVEDSRKTKWCPAPGCDYAIEFVIGSSGYDVACFCSHGFCWNCSEEAHRPVDCGTVSKWILKNSAESENMNWILANSKPCPKCKRPIEKNQGCMHMTCTPPCKFEFCWLCLGVWSDHGERTGGFYACNRYESAKQEGAYDETEKRREMAKNSLERYTHYYERWATNQSSRQKALADLEQMQNVQLEKLSDKQSQPESQLKFIIDAWLQIVECRRVLKWTYAYGFYLPLHEQAKRMFFEYVQGEAESGLERLHQCAEKDLQTYLNADGPSPDFNDFRTKLAGLTSVTRNYFENLVRALENGLSDVDSQEVGYKNNGMGVGTIGGGASSSTKSKSKGRGGGSKGGRNGTAEDSTGWFCDQCTYMNLKTSSVCEMCRQRRL, from the exons ATGGAATCGGAAGATGATATGCACGATGCCGAATCTCCTGATGACTATTACAGTGATGATATGGCAGATTACAGCGATTGCGATAATGGCGATTACGAGTTCTTAGATAACGTACCAGATGATACCGATGATATCATACTTAGCCGCCAACAG AATTTTACTGTGCTGAAGGAGGCGGACATTAAACAGCGTCAGGAGGATGATATCACAACTGTTTCTACTGTTCTTTCTATACCTAGAGTAGATGCGAGCATCCTACTTCGACATTATCACTG GAGTGTTAGCGATGTTCACGAGGCGTGGTTTGCTGATGAATTTAAAGTCCGCGAAACTGTGGGATTAGTGGAGGGGCCGGTTATTCAATTCCCTAATGCTAGAGAA GTTAATTGTGGTATCTGCTTTGAGGGTTATCCTCTTGATCAGATTAGTTCTGCCATTTGTGGTCACCCATTCTGTAGAACCTGCTGGAAAG CTTACATGAACGTATCAATTGATGGTGGTCCTGGATGTTTGATGCTGAGATGCCCTGATCCATCTTGTGGAGCTGCTGTTGGCCAATGTATGGTCAATCAGTTGGCAACTGATCAAGATAAGGATAAATATGCTCGTTATGTTCTTAGATCTTATGTTGAAGACAGTCGAAAG ACAAAATGGTGTCCTGCACCAGGCTGTGACTATGCCATTGAATTTGTGATAGGCAGTAGTGGCTATGATGTTGCATGCTTTTGCTCACATGGATTTTGTTGGAAT TGCTCTGAGGAAGCTCATCGTCCTGTGGATTGTGGCACTGTCTCAAAATGGATTTTGAAAAACAGCGCCGAGTCAGAAAATATGAACTG GATACTAGCAAATTCCAAACCTTGTCCAAAGTGCAAGAGACCGATAGAGAAAAACCAAGGATGTATGCATATGACATGCACTCCTCcttgtaaatttgaattttgctG GCTATGCCTTGGTGTATGGTCTGATCACGGAGAAAGGACTGGTGGTTTCTATGCATGTAACCGCTACGAATCTGCAAAACAAGAGGGAGCG TATGACGAAACTGAGAAGAGAAGGGAGATGGCTAAGAACTCATTGGAGAGGTACACACATTACTACGAACGTTGGGCTACTAATCAGTCG TCTAGGCAGAAAGCTCTTGCTGATCTAGAACAGATGCAGAATGTGCAA CTTGAAAAGCTGAGTGACAAACAATCCCAGCCCGAGTCTCAGCTCAAGTTCATCATAGACGCCTGGCTTCAA ATTGTTGAATGTAGGCGTGTTCTAAAATGGACATATGCGTATGGATTCTATCTACCTCTTCATGAACAAGCTAAGAGGATGTTCTTTGAATACGTACAGG GTGAAGCCGAGTCTGGTCTAGAAAGGCTTCATCAATGTGCTGAAAAGGATCTGCAGACATATCTGAATGCTGATGGACCTTCACCTGATTTCAATGATTTCCGCACAAAGCTGGCTGGATTGACAAG TGTAACCAGGAATTACTTTGAGAACTTGGTTAGAGCTTTGGAAAATGGTCTGTCGGATGTGGATTCTCAAGAGGTGGGATACAAGAACAACGGCATGGGGGTGGGGACAATTGGCGGTGGTGCGAGCTCGAGTACAAAGAGCAAGAGCaaaggaagaggaggaggttCGAAGGGTGGTAGAAATGGCACGGCAGAAGACTCCACGGGTTGGTTTTGCGATCAATGTACTTATATGAACTTGAAGACTTCGTCTGTGTGCGAGATGTGCCGTCAACGCAGATTATGA